The genomic interval GTGCAGGAACTGGCTGAACTGCCAGGAGGTGTAGTGCTGCCGCAGCTCGCCCCGGTCCTTCTCGGTCATCCGCGCCCAGTGCGGGGTGCCGTACAGCGTCAGGGCCTCGTCGGGGGTGCCGAGCGGGTCGGCGGGGTCGACCTCCAGGCTCCAGTCGATGCGCTTGTTGCCGTCCCACTGCTTGTCCTTGCCCTTCTGGTACAGGGCGAGGAGGCGCTCGCGGCCGTCGTCGTAGTCCCAGCTGAAGCGGGCGGCGCCGGTGGCGGGCACGGTCCACAGCGGTTCCTCGGGGGCGGTGGTGTAGAGGTCGTGGGTCGACACGGACGGCTCCTTCGCCTCGCGACTGCCGGGAAGTCGGCGGGCTCCCCGCTCAGTTGGCAGGTTCACACGTTGGTAGACGCGCGGTCAACAAGTCGCGCGCAAGGGATTGACGGCCTTGCTGACAAGCAGTCTCATAATGGGTGACCGTCGGTAACCCATGGGTGAGGTGCCTCCGCGATGACGACCGTGACCGAAAGCGACTTGCAGAAACTCCGCGACGCACTCGGCCCGTTGCGCGGCCGCGAGCAGATCGCCGAACGGCTCCTGGAGGCGTCCGCCAAGCACTCCTTCGACCCCGACAAGGAGCTGGACTGGGACGCGCCGCCGGAGGACGGCAAGTGGTTCTGGCCGCCCGAGCTGGTCTCGCTCTACGACACTCCGCTGTGGCAGCGGATGTCGCACGACCAGCGGCAGGAGCTGGCCCGGCACGAGGCCGCGTCCCTCGCCTCGCTCGGCATCTGGTTCGAGATCATCCTCATGCAGCTGCTCGTACGGCACGTCTACGACAAGCCCCCGACCAGCAACCACGTCCGCTACGCGCTCACCGAGATCGCCGACGAGTGCCGGCACTCGATGATGTTCGGCCGCATGATCACCTGGGGCGGCGGCCCCACGTACACCGTGCCGCGCCGCTACCACAACATGGCGCGCATCCTGAAGAGCGTGTCCACGACGCCCGGTTCGTTCGCCGGGACGCTCCTCGGCGAGGAGATCCTCGACTGGATGCAGCGGCTGACCTTCCCCGACGAGCGCGTCCAGCCCCTGGTGCGCGGGGTGACCCGCATCCACGTCATCGAGGAGGCGCGGCACGTCCGCTACGCCCGCGAGGAGCTGCGCCGCCAGATGGTGACCGCGCCCCGCTGGGAACGCGAACTGGCCCGCGTCAGCTCGGGACAGGCCGCCCGCGTCTTCTCCGTCTGCTTCATCAACCCGCAGGTCTACGAGAACGTCGGGCTGAACCGCCACGAGGCGGTCGCCCAGGTGAAGGCCAGCGGACACCGCGCGGAGGTCATGCAGACCGGCGCCAAGCGGCTGACCGACTTCTTCGAGGACATCGGCGTCCTGAACGGGGTGGGGCGCAGGCTCTGGAAGAGCTCGGGCCTGCTGGCGTGAGGGCGGTCCCCCTTAGGCTGGGTGTCATGACCCCAGCCGCCACCGCGCCGCCCGGCCGTGCGTACCGAAGACTCAGCGTCGAGGAGCGCCGCACCCAGCTGCTCGGCGCGGCCCTCACGCTCTTCGCGCACCGGCCCCCGACGAGGTCTCGCTGGACGAGGTCGCGACGGTGGCCGGGGTGTCCCGCCCGCTGGTGTACCGCTACTTCCCGGGCGGGCGGCAGCAGTTGTACGAGGCGGCGCTCCGCTCGGCCGCCGAGCAGCTGAAGCTGTGCTTCGCGGAGCCGGCCGAGGGCCCGCCGACCGAGCGGGTCACCCGCGTCCTCGACCGCTATCTGGCCTTCGTGGACGAGCACGACGCCGGCTTCAGCGCCCTGCTCCGGGGCGGCAGCGTCGCCGAGACCTCCCGGACGACCACCATCGTGGACGAGGTGCGGCGCGCGGCGGCCGAGCAGATCCTGTTCCACCTGGGCCAGGACGAGCACAGCGAACCCGCGCCCCGCATGAGCATGATGGTGCGCACCTGGATCGCGGCGGTCGAGGCGGCCTCGCTGATCTGGCTGGACGAGGGCAAGCGGCCGGACGCCGCGGAGCTGCGGGACTGGCTGGTCGACCAGTTCATCGGCCTGCTGGCCGTCACCTCGTCCTCGGACCCGCGGACCGCGGCGGCCGTGGCCGCGCTGCTCCCGCTGGAAACCGTGGAGGGCCCGGCCGGGCGGCTGGTGGACCGGCTGGCCCCGCTGACCGCCGTGGCCGCGCATCTGCTGCCGCCGGAGTGATCGGTCAGACTGGCCCGGTGAGAAGCGAGAACACCGCCTTCGTCGGCGGCCCGCTGGACGGCCGGGTCCTGCCCGTCCTGACCGGCGCGACCGGCCACCCGCCCAAGTGGTACGAGGTCCCCGTCCCGGACGCGGCCGGCGGACCGCCCACGGTGTACGCGTACCGCAGGACCCCGGCCGGCCACACGAAGCGGCTCGGCATCCAACGGGGATGGATCTACGCGTACGCCCCCGAGGGCCGCGAGCGGCCCCGCTGGCCGTGGTCGAAGCCGGGCGCCAAGCGCCAGGAACCGCCCCACTAGGGCCTGCCGCCTGGCTGCCGTCGTCGCCCGGAGGGCGGCCGGGCGGTCTGGTGCGTGCGATCGCAAGGCGCCGGAGAGTCCTCGTAGCGGAGCTACTAGGGCTTTTCGGCAACGCCGCGAGCGTGCGTGCCAGGCGTCGCCCGGCAGACGGCAGTCAGGGGGCAGGCCCTAAGATCGAACGTCTGGTCCCTGGGGACGGACGGGGACGGTCACAAGGGGGGATGCGCCATGGAGGCGCCGCGTCAGGACGAGCCACGCCGCTTCGGGCCGTACACCGTGCTGGCCCGCTTGCGCGAGACGGCCGCCGCGGTGCAGTACCTCGCGCGCGGCGCGGACCCCGGCGAACTCGTCGTGGTCACCGCCGCCCGGCCCGGGCTCGCCGCCTCGCCCGCCTACCGCCAGCGCTTCGACGCCGAGGCGCGCCTCGCGGGCCGGCTCGCCGGGGGCT from Streptomyces drozdowiczii carries:
- a CDS encoding AurF N-oxygenase family protein, whose protein sequence is MTTVTESDLQKLRDALGPLRGREQIAERLLEASAKHSFDPDKELDWDAPPEDGKWFWPPELVSLYDTPLWQRMSHDQRQELARHEAASLASLGIWFEIILMQLLVRHVYDKPPTSNHVRYALTEIADECRHSMMFGRMITWGGGPTYTVPRRYHNMARILKSVSTTPGSFAGTLLGEEILDWMQRLTFPDERVQPLVRGVTRIHVIEEARHVRYAREELRRQMVTAPRWERELARVSSGQAARVFSVCFINPQVYENVGLNRHEAVAQVKASGHRAEVMQTGAKRLTDFFEDIGVLNGVGRRLWKSSGLLA